The sequence actccagtatattatgctggaagttcacatgtaaaaaattcgaacttcagtatattatgattgaatattttccggattttgaacaatgttttcattcagatttatcttacatgaaaagtgactaaatttctattacttttgaaactgtggctatttttcaattaccacttgtaaatctgactatttttgaatccCCATAAAGTTCCTATTGTGCGTGCTTTGACTTTTGGGGCTTACCTCGTGCAAGCTTAGGGCGCCTTAGTTACAAACACTTATATGAATCTTCATTGACCATATTGACCATGTTTCTGAAAGAGGGAATGTATAGCACGACCATGTTTCTGAAAGACGGAACGTATAACACGATGTTAAAATCACTTGCATACATCCTCTTCCACCCCTAAAGTTAGAAAGCTGGTTAGACTGCAATCTATGCCTATGAAAAGAAAAGTCACGAAAAGCAATCCTTATGATCATAAAGAAAGGCTTGCCTATACGTCTTTCTAGCGTACGCGCGGTTCCTTTCGATTTCGGCATTAAATTTATGAATTCAACCAGAAAAATGTGCAAGAACCACAAATTTAGTTTAATAGACTTTTGGCCAAATTTAAATTTATTGTTCTGCTACATAGTGGTTACATGAGTATAAGTCTAGCAAGACAAGCAGGCTTGAATTATCCAACAAAGTTGTGCTACACATGAGATTGTTGGCATAGCCTCTACCTTGTGAGTGAAAATCAACCTTTGAGTACAAAGACAATATACATCTTAATGACAGTGTCGAACGTAAGTGAAGGCCTGGGTGGTGGTGTTAGTAAGATACCTGAATACGGATCGGAACGAACAATTGACAAATTTTAATTCACTCTGCTTCTATCCTGCAATTTCATGGCTGCTGGTTCTCAAATGTCtgattatttttcttaaactgaGATAACTCTAAACAGCAATGTCTGGCTTCACAAGCCCTTGAAGTTTCCACCCACCAGGTCCAGCCAGAGAAAATGCCTAAGGAGAGCACTTAAGTCAGATAAGATCAAATATCTTAGAAACTTCATTTTGCAGATTATGAAACTATTAAAGTTCAATAAAGCATGCACATCGTCATCATCACATCTCAAGATTTGAACATGGTTTGTTACTGACAAGTTTGCGGATTTAAGTTATTTTCTCGGGATGATGGGGCCCTATTTTGCAGTCACTAGCATTTTCACTTCACATTGAAACTCTCTATACCAACTTATCATATGCTACTTTGACATTCATGATGCAATTGAATTTGCAAAGTAGGACTGGCAAAAATGGAACCAAAAGTTACAGAAGAATGACCAAACCTCTTCCCACGACTTCCCAGTGGCTTCAAGCAAAGCAGCATTACAAGTCTTTAGTTCCACAGTAACACCTGAAAACATTGAGGCTGCTTCCTCCCATCCTCTATTATGACCCATGCACCTGAATAGAGGATTAAATTGTAGTAATTTGCTATGAAGCACTTTACCCAATAACTGGAAATTGACATATCAAACTGTCATTTCTCTCACTGAAGATGAAACAGAAGATTGTACATGTCccaattttatttcttaatcaagTTAAATCATTCGAAATAATGGGAAACCCCTTCTGAATACAAACTGTATACAAAAAGCAAAGGGTTTCACAAAAAAATGATTCTTTATAAAGAGCATCTAGTCGTCAATACTGACTGAAATATCATTTATGCTCCAAAAGcgtacaaaaaaaagaaaagaaacttcaCCAATTGTAAAGAGGAATGCATTAACTCTTTCAAACTCTTTTATGTTTCTCCCTTTCCATCTGATCCACAAAAGTGATAAAGGAGCTATTTCCTATACTCTCCTCCACATCCTCCTGCTGAATACCCACACTAGTAGCATATCTTTGACGATCATGACACCACCCAATTCAACTCCCAACATATTCCATACTGTATACCATAATATATATTCAGTCGGATAGTGAAGTAACAAATGATTGACATCTCTCATGTCTCCTTGCACATAAACCACCAACAAATGTGGGTCGTCCTTTCCCTCAAGTTTTCTGCAATGAAGAATGGCTCCCCATGTTGCGTCCAATAAATGACACTTCTCTCTGCACCCTAAACACTCATATCGAGGAATGAAAAAAATTCCTGTCCTTGCTCCTAAGTAGCCTGTTATGATACTATTTCACAAACAACATGCCGTCCCTCTACCCTTAATATTTTCAGTGGTCTTTGTCCGTGAGTGAGACATGTTTTTGTATAATAATTCAAGCAGCTTGAGCTCTCCATTTTTTTGAGTCTTGTGAATTTCTTTCGGGTTTCAAGTCCTATAAAATTCTTCTTCTTTGCTCTTTATATAGTCTGAATTCCGAGCAACTACTGCTTCTTATGGTTGGCAATACTAAAAATGATGGGAAAAATTCACACAAGAGTGACTTCCCTTGCAGAAATCCAAATTAAAAAACAGGAAAATATACTAGCTCCAGATAACTTCTTTCAATCAAGCACCGTAATAGATTTCCATGCAGTGTACTAATGCTCTTTCATTATGTCAAATGCCACCACCAAAGAATCAAAGGCAGAAGGAAAACTCACATGACTGTAAAGATCTCATCCCTCGAGTATTTACAAATTGCTTGTCGTAGGTGCTCAGCGGTCTGCCCATCCATTGCTGCAACAGAATAAAAGCTTGAAATAAAATGTACTTCAGCTTCCAAGAAGGCTTGGACTTGCTCCTGCATTATTTTCAGTGTTTCCCGAGTTCTCAGTGCATCACTATGACGTCAAGAAAAAGAAACAACCACTTAGTTTGTTAATATGAAATTAAGTTTTTAGCAGCTTAAAATTCTCATAGAAAATTCCTCTCTAGATATTCTTAAAGAACCACTTACCTTGATAAAATAAGTTTTGGAATCCAGCCCAATTCTAGGAGCTTTTGCGAGACCTTGATCGCATCTAGTTGTCCAGCTCTACTCAAAGGACGATCATGATCTGCTCAAACATAATGAGAAATATTATATTAAACGTATGAATAAgtactcttttttttattttttggttatatTGTTAGAGTTGGTATCTTTTGTTTATAGAGCAACACAATGAACTTTTTACTGTAATTGTTTCTTTACAAAAGGAACATTTCCACGAGGCAGGAATTCAAGTCTTAGAAGCATGAAATTTGAGCTATGTCGTTGTTACAACTCACAGTCATACAAAAACCAGAGTCTAAAGAGCTCTTCGTGTCTCTCTTCACTTCAAATTTTAAAAGTATAGCGAATTTTCAGCGTTAAGAACTTCAAAGGTTAAACATATCAAGTTAAAATCTTGGAACCGTCTTTGACTTCTACCTAGTAGTAATATCATTTAGCATCCAAATAGAAGGATAGATGAAATGACATACGGAAATTGGTGCCCCTATGGCACAAATTTGAATAGGTTAGGTGCTGAATCATCAAACATACTAAATTAAACAGGAAAAGAAAAGGGATTCATGTATATAGCTCGAGTAATCGATCAAACCCATTGTAACTTACTGACTTACTGTTAAAAGTTGCATACTCCACAAGTTGCAACTTGTAATTCCAATAAGTTGATCAAGTTATTTGTAATCAATCTACCAAACAGAAAACCTTTTAAATATTGAgtttttaagttatatacacatGTAAATAAGTTTACACTATCAGATGATCAAATATATCCACAGGCAATTTGTAAAATTGAAAATAAGACAATGTTAATTGCTACAACAAATAAAGGTGAAAAAATTACTCACACTGCCAAATATGCAACTTTTTCATATATTGGTTTTAAGTTATTACACTATCATTTTAAAGAATTCTTTACACTATCATGCCAGACAAAGGACATCTATATTTGTTATCTTGAAACATATCACCTGCTACAACAGCTAAAGGTAACTTGAACAGTGGCGGATGTAGCACTCACACGTCGGTCGGGTTGATCTGAACATAGTACTTTAATGCATagcataaatttatgtataaaaaacccactaaaattgcaacaaataataGGTCTGTACTCATAATTTTAAGATTGAACCCGTAgaacttaaatcctaaattttcTTACACTAACTTTATAAATAACTTAAAATAATGGTACCCCGAATGGAGCGATTGTCCCAAGAACTCTTAGCGTGTCGAAGCAATATGAGTCGACGTGCTGTAACTGACTGTGTCGTTGGGGTTTCCATTGAAGTCGAAGTTTGCCCTTGGGTAGTATCATCAATTACAAGAGAAGTAGCGCCAGAAGCTGAGGCCACAGATTTTGGGTTCCAGTTCCGATTCCTGCTTAGGGATTTTGTACAGCAGCAATATGGCAATTGCAATGGTGATGCTACAACATTCATTTTCGTGGTGCTGTCAATGGATTAATACCTTCAATAAATCAGCATTCAACTGATATCTCAATGAATTTCTCCCTCTGAGCTGAGCAATAATTCCTTGAAATGCCACTACAGATTCCCCGGCGGTAACCTGGCCCTCTGCCCCTACAAATATAATCGCTCTTTCAGTCGAGAGTTCTTCTTTTAGCTAGATTAAGGAGTTGTTTGGATTTTATGTAACTAGTATTAGGATACGCGCATTGCGGTTGTATTCTATTCTAATaaatataaaatctcaaaaaattacTTACACGATAATTTGCTTGAGTTATAAATaaagattaaataaaaaatatatgttcatGAAAATGTTGAATGTTGAATTTTAGCCGTAATTCTCATTTTGCGTTTGTGGCGTTCAATTTAATTTTTCTCTACATCATAATGTCATATTTATTATACATAAGTTAAATTCATTTTGGAGTTCAAAGactaattttgaaagaaaatttgcATTATGACTCACGTTTAAGAATAACTTCATGCATTTTTTCGTGTAATGATTGTTATTGCttttttaaaatagattttaatagatttttttttttgactttactcttaaaaaataataaaattattaaatataaataaaatccaaattaaAGACAAATATGCCATAGTTTTGGTCTAAAAATGCTTGTGTCGTTAGAAAAATAGAATATACGAAAAACAAAATTTCTTttgaataaattttttaaatGACTTCAAAGTCTTTATATGAGTATTGGTCGTTCATGTAGTTTGTTAAGAAAAGTATTTTTATAAAGTAAAATCTTAATTAATTTAAAGCCATAATTTTAGACTTTTTATCTATTAAGGAAAGATTTagtaattatatttttagttgtttttaatgtcctaaatatttgaaaaaatattaaatgacTAATTTGTCtggtgtgaactctatttttaaagaaTAAAGATGGCGAATAACATTTTGCTAAGACCATTCATAATTTAGAAAAGATTTGAATTAGATTTTTAGCTAACTAATTAATtcaaagatttaataatttattatCGGCATTGAAGCAAATAATTTATTTCCTTGttgatttaaattattaatattgtTCATCttcaattttaaatatttaactgtAATATAATTTTATCCACTAAAAGTTATATTCCTATAGCCTATAGGCAGAAGAATCGATTTGAAAAGGAGTTAAAAACGCAAAGAAACGCAAATCCTTTACGTCTTTCCctttcatttgctttttttttttatttccttattctgaaaattaatattagaaaaaataaacatgGAAGGTTTTGTTACCTTCCTAGGGAAGTGTTTATAAAAATTAAAGTTAATCGATTTCCAAAATGTAGAACTTTCTACATATTCAGATAAGGAATATATTTTAAACCAAATTTTTAGTTGATTTAGGACtcctaaaaattaggaaaaaaacttaaattacaattttgtccgatttaaaatttatttttaaagggtaaaaaaggcgaacgatatttcgctaaggacattcgtgcttttaatatagtatatagataGATGAAAAATAATCCTTAGAATAAACttatgcataactattatccttTCCATGGagatttatagcctgtttggcttCTAAAATTATACATTGCTCgtttggcttttttttttttcttttctttttttaaagttGGAGTGTTTGGCCAAGCAgcttttagaataaaaaaaatatttttgagtagaagcataagcgaaaatatttttttttaaaaagcacttttgagaaaaatacactttttaaaaacttggccaaaattaattgttgttttttaaaattaattagccaaacacaaactgcttctcaccaaatgtagaaaaacacttttaagaaaaagcatttctcaaaataagcttaTTTTAAAAACTTGGCCAACCAGGCTattagcttattttgaaaaatacaatagCAATAGCAATAACAATATATATAGTGTACTCTTACAAGTGAAATCTAAGATAATATATATATGCAAATCTTACCCGCTATCTACTTTTGAGTAGCTATTagtatttggccaaacttttaaaaagttattttaagtgtatttttctcaaaagtgctttttaaaaagtatttttaggAGAAATTACTTTTTTTTGCTACTCAAAAACCGTTTCcattcaaaattacttttttcttttaaaagtttggtcaaatacCTTGACTTTGAAACAATCATTTTTAgtaaccaaaaaaatatttttggccaaaaagaagtACGACCAAATAGACTATTAGTTTTGTACTCCGTTGCTCTTTTTCACGAAGatggtaaaataaaaataagagatgGGTAAATAAAACACAATGatggtttattttatttaagtttgtAAATGGATATAGGAGAtcattttcttccattatttTATGGAATGATACTTGATAAGACAGAGtataagaatttttttaaaaattaatacaAAAAGCATGAtctattaataataaaatatatcgCTTGGTTTCTTGTGTGACACTAaatattaacaacaacaacaataacaacaaacccagtatgaTTCCAGGTGAGGTCTGGGGAAAGTAGTCTgtgcgcagaccttacccctaactaatgcaggtagagaggctgttttcaatagaccctcggctcaggaagggtaagaagaagatgaggaaagcaaggaaggaaggaaggaagaaggaagagaaaagaaaaagggagagataaaggataagtagtaccaaataataACAATAGGGAATACAATACGTGAGGCGAACAAAACCACGTAacgtaataaaaatctaagaatatgaaggaACATGCATGTTACTAAGACTATCGGTGAACAACTAAAAACTACCcactaaccttctaccttaatccgcgacctccacaccctcctatcaagggttatgtcctcagtgagctgaagcagcgccatgtcctgtctaatcACCTCCCCCGGTACTTCTTAGGCTAcctcgacctcttctcaaactctCCATTGATAACCTCTTACACCTCCTGACAGGAGCATCAATGCTTCTTCtcttaacatgtccgaaccatctcagcctcgactcCCGCATATTGTCCTCCACGGGGGCTACTCCCACTCTGTCCCGGATAGCTTCATTCTTAATCCTATCTCTCCTAGtacacccacacatccatctcaacattctcgtctctgctactttcatcttctgcatgtgggagttcttgactggccaacactcagccccatacagcaTAGCATGTCGAACCaccactctataaaacttacccttaagtcttggcggcacattcttatcacataaaacacCGGAAGCAAGCTTCCACTTCATCTATCTCGCTCCGACGCGATGTTCTACATCTTCGTCAATCTCCCCGTTGCCCTGGATAATAGACCCGTGGTACTTAAAACTCGCTCTCTTGGAAATAACTTGAGCATCAAGCTTTACCTCTACGTCTACTTTATGGGTCCCGTCACTCAATTTGCACTCCAAAAAATGCTCGCTTGGAGTGCACGTGAATGTGAACTAAATATTAGTGGCAATACATTGCACGTGAAACCTATatattgtattattttatgttggATAGAACGTAAAAGATGAACGAAATTGAGATGTTTCCCCGGTCCACAATAAATAACTTATCGTTATTTGGCACACCCCTTAAAAAAACACCAATTATTAGAGAAAAAATGTATTTTGACTAATTTACCCTTAATTAAAAAGTGTATATTGTTAACGTGACACATTGGGATATGTAAATAAGgacaaattttagaaaaataaagttAATTCCTAATCGATTATGTAAaatgacacttattttggaccaaaataaaaagacaaaaaaatcaTTTATTTTGGACCGCAGGAAGCAACATATAAGCTCATAACACATTGTTTACTCTCTTATTCTACTAGGTGCAACAATATAAAACTACACTAGAGATAATTTTATTGGCAATTTTAATACAATGAATTAGAGATACAAAAAATGAATTTGACAGACAATGGTACAAGTACTGCAGCACAAGCTATAATACTCAGAGAATACATAGATTTGTCTACAAAAAAAAAAGCTACAAACAAGTAGGATTAAATTGATTTCCCTATAAGATGTGAATGTCTTCAACTGGGAACTCCATTTACATGGAATTAATGTTTTTATCTATAAAATGAATTCAAACCAATATATGAATGCAAGTTCTAATATAACTAATGTAAACTGTAAAGCATTATTAAGGTGTAACAATCTTGAATCTCCCCGCGGCCTTTACTTCATAATTTCCAACTGCAACCAGAAATATGCGAGTCGAGGGGAAAGAACAGCGCGATTATATGGTTATTATTCTACAGATTTTCACTTGTTTGTTCGCAAATAGACAGAGGAACCTGCATGTTTTAGCTCGGCATTGGTTTGTTCTCCAAAAAAGATCTCAATAGAATGAAAGCTTGACGAGGGCGATGAAGTGGCACCTCGTGCCCTGCTCCTGTTACAGTTACAAGCGTCAACCCCTTGTATACTTGGCTCCATCCTCCAACCTATTCATAGAATAACGACAAGGACAAACGAAAGCATGAATTTTCGGTTTTGGAGAGGTAAAGAAGCAAGGTTGTCAAGAAGAAAACAGTTTGCATGTCCATTTTCTCAGTTATGAGTTATGACTAACCTTTTTATTGTCATACCAAGGGTACCAGTTGGTGATAGTTGGAAGCTTCAAAGCATCTATAGAATATCGAGTTGCGGTTACAGGAACAACTGAATCAGTATCCCCACTGCAAAGAAAGCCAAATGTTTAGGAAAATCAGGTTCTGATTAAAGATAAGCTGAAAagtagacaacaacaacaacaacaatagcccagtggaatcccacaagtgggggtctggggagggtagtgtttacgcagaccttacccctactccagAGGAATAGAGAGGCATAAGCTGAAAAGTAGACGTTATCAAAATTTTGTCCGTGCTTCTATGACGACGCACAGGTTGTCTTGGAGGGGAGCCTTGgaacaacggtaaagttgtctcgccgtgacctataggtcacgggttcgagccataGAAGCAGCCACTAATACTTGCAGTAGGATATGTTGTCTACATCACAACTCTTGGGGCGCGGCCCTTCACCGAACCCAGCGCTCATACCGGACCCAACGTGAGGGGATGCATTGTataccgggctgccctttttctTTTGTGACGAGGCATTTATGCATAAACGAAGATGATTCAAGATGACACAAGCTTCTCAGTTCATTCTACGACTTAGTTAGAAGAGGAGACTCATAATATGAGACGTTTCCAGTCTACCTTTCATACTTGAAATTCTTCATTTGAAAAGCCAAATGAATGTTTCTTAGGTCTAGGCTGAATAGTACATTTCTAATGCTAACAACGAAGCCAACACAACAAAAACATACCAAGTAAaatttcactagtggggtctgtgGGAATGAAGCCAACACAAATCAGCTAAATAACAAGGAAGCCCAAGTCCTCTAGAAAATGACATAGAAATAATTTATAGGTATGCAACTTCCAAAGTTAAGACTCCCCGTTTAAATAAAATGTCTCAACACATCGGAATCCTAAGCCTAAAccaaagcaacaacaacaacaaacctgtATAGACCCCActccacaagtgaggtctgggaagggtagtatATACGCAAACCTTATCCCTATCTAGTGCagatagagaggctatttccaatagaCGCTCGGCTTAGAAAgggtgagaagaagaagaagaacaaggaGACAAGAGCGAACAGGAAGGGGGAGCCCATACCTAAGcattattatcatttatcaaCCATGTAAAGCACACGTTTAATCATTACCACAAAGGAACACAATCAACTCtagcttcatataaacaattatcTGACTTAGCTTTACCTGAATACCCATATCCTAAGACCAGCAGATATTAGCTCTTGGTAGATAGGCAGCATTGACAGAGGAGAATCGGCCCAATAGTTTCCAACAATATCACTGGAAACCAAAAAAGATCCAGTTAAAAATTATCAAAAGCTTGAAGATAtgaaacttgaaacttcaaaagtTTTTCAACAGACCTGCATGTTTTCCAAGGATAGGCAACCTTAGTTACATTAGCATGGAACGCCTTTTGTACCTCCGGGAGATTAAAATAAACTTCAGAATACCTCTCGGTGCATGGGTCGTATGCTCTGGACATCCATGGCTACATGTTTGAAACAGGAAGAGAAGATTAAATACTTGAATCTACAAAAATTAATAGATAACCAAATATCAAGATTAAATGTACACGACCAAATGGTGAAGTCCAGAATGATAACATGTGAAAACATATCTTAATAAAAAGAATCTGAAACATGTAACTTGAAATAAAATAGGGTCAAGTAAGAACTTGTTTTAGAAACAAGAACATAGATAGGAGGATTAATAGTTAAGAAAGGAGAATTAGGGGAAATTGCTGGCATCGACGGGTTTCCTTGCAGATGTCGCGCTTGTTTTACAGGTCCAAAAAATTAAGTCATTAGTGATTTTACTGCATGGGAACATccacagaaaaagaaaaagtatatGGAAATCTACAACAAGCGTGTTATCGATGATAAGCGAAGAACAGCTCCGGAATCTGCTAGTAGCTTCTAACACAACTCTGACAGACAGCTTTTACCACAAAGAACTCTGATAGTTTTTCTTCTGTCTTTTTCTTTTCGAAGGGGGAAGGAGGGAGTGGATGGGGATGCATGTTTATGATATAGCAACAACATCCACAGTCTTGACTTCAGAACTTATCTGTCTAGTGAGGGTGCGGACACCAAAGATGCAAATGTTCAAAGAATTGTCCATACTCCAAATCCTCTCCCTCCAAAAACCTATTGAAGAGGCTCTCCTCTGAAGGAAAGTTTACTAAACTATATTAAGCTTTCTTTCTATAACCTAATATCACAGATAGACCATTTGAAAACATAAAGCAGCGGCCAAAGGTAGAGTCATTTACTGGCACTGTCTCAGTACTAGAAAAGAGATCATTATAAACTCACTGCACAATAAAGACACTTAAACGCTTGCAGTTTCTGTCACACACGCTCAGACAACTACATTCAGATAAAATTACAAGCACCTAGATAATAAAACATTCAGCACCTCTGAACCATCGAAAATGCAAATCTTTTGGTGTAACTTAACAGTTGGTTAGGCACCTGCATAAAGCACTGATCCACTGAGAAAGGGATCTATTTCATAAGGGGACACTACCTCAATATATGCATATACCTCGACAAAGTACTAGAAACTCCAAATTTCATAAAAGAAAATGGTAATTATGTTTTTGTCTCTTTCTTGGTCATCTTTGAGGTTGTACGATTTTGGATAAAGCTAGTCACTAGCCGAGTCGGGCACCAGCAAGAGGGTCCTACTTCAGATAGAGAGATCAATTCTAAAGTTTGCACACTTTCAACCATATAGTATATAACTCCATATCTTTTACAGTCATTTCAGCAAACTAAAGTTTTGCAAGTGTATTCAGAACCAAACCAACATTAACACAAGTGGTCTATCATCTTATTCTTTTCCAACCTTAGTCAAGCATTCTACAATTTACCTACATTTTCCGCCGAGAAGTGGAGTGAGAAAAGAGCATAAAAAGAAAAGACTCACATAATGACCCCTTAAGTTACGCCGAAGCGATGAAGTACTAGCACAAGGACGAGTATATATGCTATAAGGGTCAATATTTCCCTGCTCTTGTTCGGCAAGAAGAAGAGCTTTAGTGCAATCAGTGGAAGGATGTTCAGAAGATCCTTTGTCACAGGTTATCTGGAGAAGCTTGTATGTAGAATCTGAAATCAAGCCATGGGTCCACCAGTACTCGAACGTGCCAATATAGTCATGGTAATCATCGGTAACAGCATTCCCCACCTAAAAAGAACAGTCAGAGAAATCGATTTTGATAAAAACAGCCTGTAACTCAACATTGCATTCAACATTAAAATTGTCACTACTACTACCATAAAGCCCTTGAAATTAATAATCGGGTTCTTGATTCCCTTGTTCCTTTGGTAGACAAGTTGAGATAGCTGTGGAACATAATGCCCTAAAGAGACAGAAGAAAAGTGAAATTAGTATCTTATGATATGAGGTATTAACCTATGATGCTCGGACTTTGCAAAAATGTCATCGGGTGCATgttggatcctccaaaagtagtgtatttttggaggatccgatacGGGTGCGACAACATTTTTGGAGAATCGGCAGAACATAGGTATTAACAAAATGTGTTCAATTAACCAGACACTAGACAGAAGAAAAATATAGATGCTACTTCCCCAGTTCCcctgtcccaatttatgtgacactctttcctttttagtcgGTCCCAGAAAGAATGTCACCTTCCTTATTTAGAATTCTTACATTACCCTTTTCATTGATTTACAGTCATACAAATATCTATGATTTTTtctagaccacaagtttcaaaagtcttcatttcttTCATAAACTACTTGCCGAGTCAAACACcaccacataaattgggacggagggagtagtaATTAATGTGTTATAAGGTACCTGCATAACTTTCTCCAGCAATATAAAATTCTCTATGCTTGTATTGAGGAAACCTTTCGAACCACTTGACGAGAAACTGGTACGTATCTTCAGCTACAAATCAAAACGCCAGGGTTCAACATTTCAGTTTAAACAACATAATTACTATGAATCCTCAATATTTCTCACATTGAAAGCACATACAAACATTCAATTACTAAATTATCGTTACCTGTTCTTTGATCACCCGCATTATACAAATCTGAGGAAGTATTCGTATACGAAAATCCAACCCCAGCTGGCGATTCAAGAAAAAGCAAATTCGCCACTGCACATAATAACACAAGTTCATCAGAAAAATCCAAGAAAAAACagaatataaaacaaaaaaatagttaaaatctGCTACATACAATTGTTCCAGGAGTAAGGATTC is a genomic window of Nicotiana tabacum cultivar K326 chromosome 16, ASM71507v2, whole genome shotgun sequence containing:
- the LOC107822113 gene encoding uncharacterized protein At3g52155, chloroplastic → MNVVASPLQLPYCCCTKSLSRNRNWNPKSVASASGATSLVIDDTTQGQTSTSMETPTTQSVTARRLILLRHAKSSWDNRSIRDHDRPLSRAGQLDAIKVSQKLLELGWIPKLILSSDALRTRETLKIMQEQVQAFLEAEVHFISSFYSVAAMDGQTAEHLRQAICKYSRDEIFTVMCMGHNRGWEEAASMFSGVTVELKTCNAALLEATGKSWEEAFSLAGPGGWKLQGLVKPDIAV
- the LOC107822114 gene encoding serine carboxypeptidase-like 27: MEKFLPFVICLSLLFLGSCYCSINVEQLRDKITYLPGQPANVEFNQYSGYVTVNEQAGRALFYWLIESPMSRNPEKRPLILWLNGGPGCSSVAYGAAEEIGPFHINSDGKTLYLNPYSWNNLANLLFLESPAGVGFSYTNTSSDLYNAGDQRTAEDTYQFLVKWFERFPQYKHREFYIAGESYAGHYVPQLSQLVYQRNKGIKNPIINFKGFMVGNAVTDDYHDYIGTFEYWWTHGLISDSTYKLLQITCDKGSSEHPSTDCTKALLLAEQEQGNIDPYSIYTRPCASTSSLRRNLRGHYPWMSRAYDPCTERYSEVYFNLPEVQKAFHANVTKVAYPWKTCSDIVGNYWADSPLSMLPIYQELISAGLRIWVFSGDTDSVVPVTATRYSIDALKLPTITNWYPWYDNKKVGGWSQVYKGLTLVTVTGAGHEVPLHRPRQAFILLRSFLENKPMPS